One part of the Anguilla anguilla isolate fAngAng1 chromosome 11, fAngAng1.pri, whole genome shotgun sequence genome encodes these proteins:
- the hm13 gene encoding minor histocompatibility antigen H13 isoform X2 — translation MADVDQGSALPTETTSPGLDSLNNDTVSNGTDSINATVTKFVSTPEGTALAYGSLVFMALLPIFFGALRSVSCSKSKNSSDMPETITSRDAARFPIIASCTLFGLYLFFKIFSQEYINLLLSMYFFVLGILALSHTISPFMNRAFPANLPNKQYQLLFTQDAGETKEEIVNYEFDTKDLVCLVMSSVVGVWYILKKHWIANNLFGLAFALNGVELLHLNNVSTGCILLGGLFVYDVFWVFGTNVMVTVAKSFEAPIKLVFPQDLLERGLGASNFAMLGLGDIVIPGIFIALLLRFDVSLKKNTRTYFYTSFLAYIFGLGLTIFVMHTFKHAQPALLYLVPVCIGFPVLVALFKGELTEMFSYESSDEILPHTPRLTHFPTVSGSPASLANSMQQSTCSPRRRRHTPTSL, via the exons ATGGCCGATGTCGACCAAGGATCGGCATTACCCACTGAAACAACTTCTCCGGGTTTGGATAGCCTCAATAATGATACTGTCTCCAACGGTACCGACTCCATCAACGCTACTGTTACCAAGTTTGTTTCTACACCTGAAGGCACGGCACTTGCATATGGTAGCCTTGTTTTCATGGCTCTGTTGCCTATCTTCTTCGGTGCCCTGCGGTCCGTCAGCTGCTCCAAGAGCAAG aattcctcgGACATGCCAGAGACCATCACGAGCCGAGATGCTGCCCGGTTCCCCATAATTGCCAGCTGCACCCTGTTTGGATTGTATCTCTTCTTCAAA ATATTTTCTCAAGAATACATCAACTTGCTGCTATCAATGTATTTCTTTGTGCTGGGGATCTTGGCTCTGTCTCACACCATAAG tcctTTTATGAACAGAGCATTTCCTGCCAACCTTCCCAACAAGCAGTACCAACTGTTGTTCACCCAGGATGCCGGGGAGACCAAGGAAG aaatCGTCAACTACGAGTTTGACACCAAAGACCTGGTGTGCCTTGTTATGAGTAGCGTGGTGGGAGTTTGGTACATCCTCAAGAAG cACTGGATCGCCAACAATCTGTTTGGCCTGGCGTTCGCTCTGAACGGCGTAGAGCTGCTGCACCTCAACAACGTGAGCACCGGCTGCATCCTGCTCGGCGGCCTGTTCGTCTACGACGTCTTCTGG GTTTTTGGCACCAATGTCATGGTAACAGTGGCCAAGTCATTTGAAGCACCGATAAAAT TGGTGTTCCCCCAGGACCTGCTGGAGAGGGGACTGGGGGCCAGTAACTTCGCCATGCTGGGCTTGGGTGACATCGTCATTCCAG GTATCTTCATTGCATTGCTGCTGCGCTTTGATGTcag TCTGAAGAAGAATACAAGGACCTATTTCTACACCAGCTTCTTGGCCTATATCTTTGGCCTGGGCCTCACCATCTTTGTCATGCACACCTTCAAGCATGCTCAG CCTGCCTTGCTGTACCTGGTCCCAGTATGCATCGGATTTCCTGTTCTCGTTGCACTGTTTAAAGGAGAACTGACTGAAATGTTCAG CTATGAGTCTTCGGACGAGATCttgccccacaccccccggctCACGCACTTCCCCACCGTCTCCGGCTCTCCCGCCAGTCTCGCTAATTCTATGCAGCAGTCGACCTGCTCCCCCCGCCGGCGCcgccacacccccacatcccTGTAG
- the hm13 gene encoding minor histocompatibility antigen H13 isoform X4: MADVDQGSALPTETTSPGLDSLNNDTVSNGTDSINATVTKFVSTPEGTALAYGSLVFMALLPIFFGALRSVSCSKSKNSSDMPETITSRDAARFPIIASCTLFGLYLFFKIFSQEYINLLLSMYFFVLGILALSHTISPFMNRAFPANLPNKQYQLLFTQDAGETKEEIVNYEFDTKDLVCLVMSSVVGVWYILKKHWIANNLFGLAFALNGVELLHLNNVSTGCILLGGLFVYDVFWVFGTNVMVTVAKSFEAPIKLVFPQDLLERGLGASNFAMLGLGDIVIPGIFIALLLRFDVSLKKNTRTYFYTSFLAYIFGLGLTIFVMHTFKHAQPALLYLVPVCIGFPVLVALFKGELTEMFRYEEASPESDPAQKEETETEKKEK; this comes from the exons ATGGCCGATGTCGACCAAGGATCGGCATTACCCACTGAAACAACTTCTCCGGGTTTGGATAGCCTCAATAATGATACTGTCTCCAACGGTACCGACTCCATCAACGCTACTGTTACCAAGTTTGTTTCTACACCTGAAGGCACGGCACTTGCATATGGTAGCCTTGTTTTCATGGCTCTGTTGCCTATCTTCTTCGGTGCCCTGCGGTCCGTCAGCTGCTCCAAGAGCAAG aattcctcgGACATGCCAGAGACCATCACGAGCCGAGATGCTGCCCGGTTCCCCATAATTGCCAGCTGCACCCTGTTTGGATTGTATCTCTTCTTCAAA ATATTTTCTCAAGAATACATCAACTTGCTGCTATCAATGTATTTCTTTGTGCTGGGGATCTTGGCTCTGTCTCACACCATAAG tcctTTTATGAACAGAGCATTTCCTGCCAACCTTCCCAACAAGCAGTACCAACTGTTGTTCACCCAGGATGCCGGGGAGACCAAGGAAG aaatCGTCAACTACGAGTTTGACACCAAAGACCTGGTGTGCCTTGTTATGAGTAGCGTGGTGGGAGTTTGGTACATCCTCAAGAAG cACTGGATCGCCAACAATCTGTTTGGCCTGGCGTTCGCTCTGAACGGCGTAGAGCTGCTGCACCTCAACAACGTGAGCACCGGCTGCATCCTGCTCGGCGGCCTGTTCGTCTACGACGTCTTCTGG GTTTTTGGCACCAATGTCATGGTAACAGTGGCCAAGTCATTTGAAGCACCGATAAAAT TGGTGTTCCCCCAGGACCTGCTGGAGAGGGGACTGGGGGCCAGTAACTTCGCCATGCTGGGCTTGGGTGACATCGTCATTCCAG GTATCTTCATTGCATTGCTGCTGCGCTTTGATGTcag TCTGAAGAAGAATACAAGGACCTATTTCTACACCAGCTTCTTGGCCTATATCTTTGGCCTGGGCCTCACCATCTTTGTCATGCACACCTTCAAGCATGCTCAG CCTGCCTTGCTGTACCTGGTCCCAGTATGCATCGGATTTCCTGTTCTCGTTGCACTGTTTAAAGGAGAACTGACTGAAATGTTCAG GTACGAGGAGGCTTCCCCTGAATCCGACCCAGCACAGAAGGAGGAGACCGAGacagagaagaaggagaagtaA
- the hm13 gene encoding minor histocompatibility antigen H13 isoform X1, protein MADVDQGSALPTETTSPGLDSLNNDTVSNGTDSINATVTKFVSTPEGTALAYGSLVFMALLPIFFGALRSVSCSKSKVAAENDNGFRSRNSSDMPETITSRDAARFPIIASCTLFGLYLFFKIFSQEYINLLLSMYFFVLGILALSHTISPFMNRAFPANLPNKQYQLLFTQDAGETKEEIVNYEFDTKDLVCLVMSSVVGVWYILKKHWIANNLFGLAFALNGVELLHLNNVSTGCILLGGLFVYDVFWVFGTNVMVTVAKSFEAPIKLVFPQDLLERGLGASNFAMLGLGDIVIPGIFIALLLRFDVSLKKNTRTYFYTSFLAYIFGLGLTIFVMHTFKHAQPALLYLVPVCIGFPVLVALFKGELTEMFSYESSDEILPHTPRLTHFPTVSGSPASLANSMQQSTCSPRRRRHTPTSL, encoded by the exons ATGGCCGATGTCGACCAAGGATCGGCATTACCCACTGAAACAACTTCTCCGGGTTTGGATAGCCTCAATAATGATACTGTCTCCAACGGTACCGACTCCATCAACGCTACTGTTACCAAGTTTGTTTCTACACCTGAAGGCACGGCACTTGCATATGGTAGCCTTGTTTTCATGGCTCTGTTGCCTATCTTCTTCGGTGCCCTGCGGTCCGTCAGCTGCTCCAAGAGCAAG GTTGCTGCAGAAAATGATAACGGTTTTCGGTCCAGA aattcctcgGACATGCCAGAGACCATCACGAGCCGAGATGCTGCCCGGTTCCCCATAATTGCCAGCTGCACCCTGTTTGGATTGTATCTCTTCTTCAAA ATATTTTCTCAAGAATACATCAACTTGCTGCTATCAATGTATTTCTTTGTGCTGGGGATCTTGGCTCTGTCTCACACCATAAG tcctTTTATGAACAGAGCATTTCCTGCCAACCTTCCCAACAAGCAGTACCAACTGTTGTTCACCCAGGATGCCGGGGAGACCAAGGAAG aaatCGTCAACTACGAGTTTGACACCAAAGACCTGGTGTGCCTTGTTATGAGTAGCGTGGTGGGAGTTTGGTACATCCTCAAGAAG cACTGGATCGCCAACAATCTGTTTGGCCTGGCGTTCGCTCTGAACGGCGTAGAGCTGCTGCACCTCAACAACGTGAGCACCGGCTGCATCCTGCTCGGCGGCCTGTTCGTCTACGACGTCTTCTGG GTTTTTGGCACCAATGTCATGGTAACAGTGGCCAAGTCATTTGAAGCACCGATAAAAT TGGTGTTCCCCCAGGACCTGCTGGAGAGGGGACTGGGGGCCAGTAACTTCGCCATGCTGGGCTTGGGTGACATCGTCATTCCAG GTATCTTCATTGCATTGCTGCTGCGCTTTGATGTcag TCTGAAGAAGAATACAAGGACCTATTTCTACACCAGCTTCTTGGCCTATATCTTTGGCCTGGGCCTCACCATCTTTGTCATGCACACCTTCAAGCATGCTCAG CCTGCCTTGCTGTACCTGGTCCCAGTATGCATCGGATTTCCTGTTCTCGTTGCACTGTTTAAAGGAGAACTGACTGAAATGTTCAG CTATGAGTCTTCGGACGAGATCttgccccacaccccccggctCACGCACTTCCCCACCGTCTCCGGCTCTCCCGCCAGTCTCGCTAATTCTATGCAGCAGTCGACCTGCTCCCCCCGCCGGCGCcgccacacccccacatcccTGTAG
- the hm13 gene encoding minor histocompatibility antigen H13 isoform X3: MADVDQGSALPTETTSPGLDSLNNDTVSNGTDSINATVTKFVSTPEGTALAYGSLVFMALLPIFFGALRSVSCSKSKVAAENDNGFRSRNSSDMPETITSRDAARFPIIASCTLFGLYLFFKIFSQEYINLLLSMYFFVLGILALSHTISPFMNRAFPANLPNKQYQLLFTQDAGETKEEIVNYEFDTKDLVCLVMSSVVGVWYILKKHWIANNLFGLAFALNGVELLHLNNVSTGCILLGGLFVYDVFWVFGTNVMVTVAKSFEAPIKLVFPQDLLERGLGASNFAMLGLGDIVIPGIFIALLLRFDVSLKKNTRTYFYTSFLAYIFGLGLTIFVMHTFKHAQPALLYLVPVCIGFPVLVALFKGELTEMFRYEEASPESDPAQKEETETEKKEK; the protein is encoded by the exons ATGGCCGATGTCGACCAAGGATCGGCATTACCCACTGAAACAACTTCTCCGGGTTTGGATAGCCTCAATAATGATACTGTCTCCAACGGTACCGACTCCATCAACGCTACTGTTACCAAGTTTGTTTCTACACCTGAAGGCACGGCACTTGCATATGGTAGCCTTGTTTTCATGGCTCTGTTGCCTATCTTCTTCGGTGCCCTGCGGTCCGTCAGCTGCTCCAAGAGCAAG GTTGCTGCAGAAAATGATAACGGTTTTCGGTCCAGA aattcctcgGACATGCCAGAGACCATCACGAGCCGAGATGCTGCCCGGTTCCCCATAATTGCCAGCTGCACCCTGTTTGGATTGTATCTCTTCTTCAAA ATATTTTCTCAAGAATACATCAACTTGCTGCTATCAATGTATTTCTTTGTGCTGGGGATCTTGGCTCTGTCTCACACCATAAG tcctTTTATGAACAGAGCATTTCCTGCCAACCTTCCCAACAAGCAGTACCAACTGTTGTTCACCCAGGATGCCGGGGAGACCAAGGAAG aaatCGTCAACTACGAGTTTGACACCAAAGACCTGGTGTGCCTTGTTATGAGTAGCGTGGTGGGAGTTTGGTACATCCTCAAGAAG cACTGGATCGCCAACAATCTGTTTGGCCTGGCGTTCGCTCTGAACGGCGTAGAGCTGCTGCACCTCAACAACGTGAGCACCGGCTGCATCCTGCTCGGCGGCCTGTTCGTCTACGACGTCTTCTGG GTTTTTGGCACCAATGTCATGGTAACAGTGGCCAAGTCATTTGAAGCACCGATAAAAT TGGTGTTCCCCCAGGACCTGCTGGAGAGGGGACTGGGGGCCAGTAACTTCGCCATGCTGGGCTTGGGTGACATCGTCATTCCAG GTATCTTCATTGCATTGCTGCTGCGCTTTGATGTcag TCTGAAGAAGAATACAAGGACCTATTTCTACACCAGCTTCTTGGCCTATATCTTTGGCCTGGGCCTCACCATCTTTGTCATGCACACCTTCAAGCATGCTCAG CCTGCCTTGCTGTACCTGGTCCCAGTATGCATCGGATTTCCTGTTCTCGTTGCACTGTTTAAAGGAGAACTGACTGAAATGTTCAG GTACGAGGAGGCTTCCCCTGAATCCGACCCAGCACAGAAGGAGGAGACCGAGacagagaagaaggagaagtaA